The proteins below come from a single Chryseobacterium capnotolerans genomic window:
- a CDS encoding PD-(D/E)XK nuclease family protein encodes MKFLNKIIHELLAQNTDLSAFNIILPGKRPIVFIRQILEENNYSGFLPNFFTIEELINTIADKQVIQGIPLWLFSFDVYRSLNLIPRDSFSDFLKWFPTLQKDWDDILKFSDSDQAVLQYMFDEERIKEWAQGLGEDDDVPRKKFLNFWQNMNVFLPELKSRLQEKNWATSGMIHEAAKASISDFAKNTSEQFVFCGFNAFTPVEEKLVRNLLKWNKAQCFFQADRYYFNDERQEAGKFLRNHKTWKEFDDNRTFQWIEDDFNQPKKIKVYEVSGNVTQTKVLPEIFKEINNKTYSNTAVVLLDENLLPASLDVMHGVDNLNITMGFPLKNLSFSNAVKRLFYLQKQLEKNKTSYYYRDVFPILEELPKSAKDELIINDFKSKIEERNIVYISKKLLNELLGGLSYFGLLQKAVSTNDYLDILISFCHQVKWLEIDDIQYENVSHFENAFRIIKNQLTPYNIEIKMETLEILINQHINSESIDFQGEPLRGLQIMGLLETRLLNFENVILLSVNEGKLPLGNSQNTYIPFDIRRFFDLHTFLENDSIYAYHFYRLIQDAQNVHLLYNALSSGVNTGEKSRFITQIEMESSHEIEHLIIENSSEPIITKPIEISKTVTVMERLQKWKERVSASHLTSYLYNPIDFYLSKILNTSESDEIEEELSIKNYGNLVHYSLQEVYEILKGKVLKESDLEKSIKAIDHYINIAIEKLKHQPEFYEKGMNYIHKAIAKKVIENVLNHDLELIKQGNTLEIIDIERKFENIEFYLDGNDKISFLGFIDRIDKLNGTLRIIDYKTAKIKNLHVKIDEDNVEQYFHNSERKQALQLCIYHYVVQHLPEFWGYPIETGIWSFAEAKKGMVPLVFDKGDIDDAMRAVKSLILEILNPDISFVETVKSY; translated from the coding sequence TTGAAATTCCTCAATAAGATCATTCACGAATTGTTAGCACAGAACACAGATTTATCTGCGTTTAACATTATCCTGCCGGGAAAACGTCCGATTGTATTTATCAGACAGATTCTGGAGGAAAACAACTATTCGGGATTTTTGCCTAACTTTTTTACCATTGAGGAGCTGATTAATACAATTGCTGATAAACAGGTAATCCAGGGAATTCCACTCTGGCTTTTTTCATTTGATGTATACCGAAGCCTGAACCTGATTCCTAGGGATAGTTTTTCCGACTTTTTGAAATGGTTTCCAACGTTGCAGAAGGATTGGGATGATATTCTTAAGTTTTCAGACAGTGATCAGGCAGTACTGCAGTACATGTTTGATGAGGAAAGGATTAAAGAATGGGCTCAGGGTCTTGGTGAAGATGATGATGTACCCAGAAAAAAGTTCCTTAACTTCTGGCAGAATATGAATGTTTTTCTTCCTGAATTAAAAAGCAGACTACAGGAAAAGAACTGGGCGACCTCAGGAATGATTCACGAGGCTGCTAAAGCGAGTATTTCTGATTTTGCAAAGAATACCTCAGAACAATTCGTATTCTGCGGATTTAATGCCTTTACGCCTGTTGAAGAGAAGCTGGTAAGAAATCTTCTGAAATGGAATAAAGCGCAGTGCTTTTTTCAGGCAGACCGATATTACTTTAATGACGAAAGACAAGAGGCCGGAAAATTCCTCAGAAATCATAAAACATGGAAGGAATTTGATGATAACAGGACTTTTCAGTGGATTGAAGATGACTTTAATCAACCTAAAAAGATCAAGGTGTATGAGGTTTCCGGGAATGTAACACAAACGAAGGTGCTGCCGGAGATCTTTAAAGAAATCAATAATAAAACTTACTCGAATACTGCCGTAGTTTTGCTGGACGAAAACCTTCTTCCTGCGAGTCTGGATGTGATGCATGGGGTAGACAACCTGAATATTACGATGGGTTTCCCATTGAAGAACCTTTCTTTCTCCAATGCTGTAAAAAGACTATTCTATTTACAGAAGCAACTCGAGAAAAATAAAACCTCTTATTACTACAGAGATGTATTCCCGATTCTTGAAGAACTTCCGAAATCAGCCAAAGATGAGTTGATCATCAATGATTTTAAATCGAAAATAGAGGAGAGGAATATTGTCTATATTTCTAAAAAGCTTTTGAATGAACTTCTGGGTGGGTTATCTTATTTTGGTCTTCTGCAAAAAGCGGTAAGTACCAACGATTATCTGGATATTTTGATTTCGTTTTGCCACCAGGTGAAATGGCTGGAAATAGATGATATTCAATACGAAAATGTTTCTCACTTCGAGAATGCCTTTAGGATTATTAAAAACCAGTTGACCCCTTACAATATTGAGATTAAAATGGAAACGCTGGAGATCCTTATCAACCAGCATATCAATTCTGAAAGTATCGATTTCCAAGGAGAGCCATTAAGAGGGCTGCAGATTATGGGATTGCTTGAAACACGTCTTTTGAATTTTGAAAACGTAATTCTGCTTTCTGTAAATGAAGGAAAACTTCCTTTGGGGAATTCACAGAATACCTATATTCCTTTTGATATCAGAAGGTTCTTTGATCTTCATACATTTTTGGAAAATGACAGCATCTATGCATATCACTTTTACAGACTGATTCAGGATGCCCAAAATGTTCATTTACTGTATAATGCTTTAAGCTCTGGTGTGAATACGGGAGAAAAAAGCCGTTTCATTACCCAGATCGAAATGGAAAGTTCTCATGAGATAGAACATCTGATTATTGAGAATTCTTCAGAGCCTATTATTACAAAGCCTATTGAGATTTCCAAGACTGTAACTGTAATGGAAAGGCTTCAGAAATGGAAGGAAAGAGTTTCTGCTTCTCACCTTACAAGCTACCTTTATAATCCTATTGATTTCTATTTATCCAAGATCCTGAACACTTCGGAATCGGACGAGATTGAAGAAGAATTATCCATAAAAAATTATGGAAACCTTGTTCACTATTCACTTCAAGAAGTTTATGAAATTTTAAAAGGTAAAGTTTTAAAAGAAAGTGATTTAGAGAAGTCAATTAAAGCGATAGATCACTATATTAATATTGCTATTGAAAAGCTTAAACATCAGCCGGAATTCTATGAAAAGGGGATGAACTACATCCACAAAGCGATCGCAAAAAAGGTGATTGAAAACGTTCTGAATCATGATCTTGAACTCATTAAACAAGGTAATACATTAGAGATTATTGACATCGAAAGGAAGTTTGAAAATATAGAGTTTTATCTTGATGGAAATGATAAAATTTCGTTTTTAGGATTCATTGACAGAATAGATAAACTAAACGGAACTTTAAGAATCATTGATTATAAAACTGCCAAAATTAAAAACCTGCATGTAAAAATTGATGAAGATAATGTAGAACAATATTTTCATAACAGTGAGAGAAAGCAGGCGCTTCAGCTTTGTATTTATCATTATGTGGTACAGCATCTTCCTGAGTTCTGGGGATATCCGATTGAAACGGGGATCTGGAGTTTTGCAGAAGCAAAAAAAGGAATGGTTCCATTGGTATTTGACAAAGGGGATATTGATGATGCGATGAGGGCTGTTAAAAGCCTTATTCTGGAAATTCTGAATCCGGATATCAGCTTTGTGGAAACGGTAAAATCTTACTAA
- a CDS encoding DUF922 domain-containing protein, which produces MKLTFVLCLLAANIVFGQKIIWSEEQKLVWDNFKSPVNRRNNPDVAAYTNCGWEYSVVKSSNPKSPVKIEVKTIFNEDKSWKDVKKINSYILLHEQKHFDIAELFVRKFRKNITEKIRNSGDYDRLFKSVYNKVYNEYKNFQMAYDRDTRHGMDEIKQAEYNAAISQELENLKSYQTP; this is translated from the coding sequence ATGAAATTGACTTTTGTACTCTGTTTGTTGGCTGCCAATATTGTGTTTGGACAGAAAATAATCTGGAGCGAAGAACAAAAGCTGGTGTGGGATAACTTTAAGAGCCCTGTCAACAGAAGAAATAATCCGGATGTGGCGGCGTATACCAATTGTGGGTGGGAGTACTCTGTAGTGAAATCCTCCAACCCTAAGTCACCTGTGAAAATTGAAGTAAAGACAATATTCAACGAAGACAAATCCTGGAAGGACGTCAAAAAGATCAATAGTTACATTTTACTTCATGAGCAGAAGCATTTTGATATTGCAGAACTTTTTGTAAGGAAATTTAGGAAAAATATTACTGAAAAGATCAGAAATTCCGGTGATTATGATAGGTTATTTAAATCTGTTTATAATAAAGTATACAACGAATATAAAAACTTTCAGATGGCTTATGACAGGGATACCCGTCATGGGATGGATGAAATAAAACAGGCAGAATACAATGCTGCCATCTCTCAAGAGTTAGAAAATCTTAAAAGCTATCAGACCCCTTGA
- the rsmG gene encoding 16S rRNA (guanine(527)-N(7))-methyltransferase RsmG: MSTSLLLKYFPDLTETQLEQFAKLEALYNEWNEKINVISRKDMESLYEKHILHSLGVAKVMEFAPGTKVLDIGTGGGFPGIPLAILFPEAEFTLIDSIGKKISVVNAVAEGVGLKNVTAIHGRAEKLKEKFHFVVSRAVTQMPEFLRWLKGKFEKEQFNPKHNGILYLKGGDLAEELAGLKCEIFNLKHYFDEEFFDTKKVVYVSKGNFNS, translated from the coding sequence ATGTCTACATCGTTACTATTAAAATATTTTCCGGATCTTACCGAAACACAGTTAGAACAGTTTGCAAAGCTGGAAGCTCTGTACAATGAATGGAATGAAAAGATCAACGTGATTTCCAGAAAAGATATGGAGTCGTTGTATGAAAAACATATTCTTCACTCGTTAGGAGTTGCCAAAGTGATGGAATTTGCGCCCGGAACAAAGGTGCTGGATATTGGTACCGGAGGTGGTTTTCCGGGGATTCCATTGGCAATCCTTTTTCCTGAAGCAGAATTTACCCTGATAGATTCCATTGGGAAGAAAATTAGTGTAGTGAACGCGGTGGCAGAAGGAGTAGGACTGAAAAATGTAACTGCTATTCACGGAAGAGCGGAGAAATTAAAAGAAAAATTTCATTTTGTAGTCAGCAGAGCGGTAACCCAGATGCCGGAATTTTTAAGATGGCTGAAAGGGAAATTTGAAAAAGAACAATTTAACCCTAAACATAACGGGATTTTATATTTAAAAGGCGGAGATCTTGCTGAAGAACTTGCCGGACTTAAATGTGAAATTTTTAATCTGAAACACTATTTTGATGAAGAGTTTTTTGATACTAAAAAAGTTGTTTATGTATCAAAAGGCAATTTTAATTCCTGA
- a CDS encoding pyridoxal phosphate-dependent aminotransferase, which translates to MDKLSDRVKRLGYSQTFVMSNKAREMKANGIDVISLTLGEPDFDVPDNIKQAAFDAINQNYSHYSPVPGFLELREAIAYKLKRDNNLEYKPTQICVSNGAKQAILNVLAAIINDGDEVLLPAPYWVSYDEMVKMMGGNSVMLSTSYVTDFKVTAEQLEEAITDKTKAILFSSPCNPSGGYYTYDELKSIAKVVAKYPHVTIISDEIYEFINYETKTTSIAQFPEVYEQTAVINGMSKAFAMTGWRIGYSACPEWLAKACEKVQGQMTSGANTVAQRASIVALKTDPSEYRYMIDAFKKRRDLVYELIKEIPGFKVLLPKAAFYFFPDISHYIGKTLNGTKINNSDDFAMFLLENAHVGCVGGFSFGSPECIRFSYAASEEELREAMKRIKDLLQQFN; encoded by the coding sequence ATGGACAAACTTTCAGATAGAGTAAAAAGATTAGGATACTCACAGACTTTTGTAATGTCTAATAAAGCAAGGGAAATGAAAGCGAACGGAATTGATGTGATCAGCTTAACCCTTGGTGAACCGGATTTTGATGTTCCGGATAATATCAAACAGGCAGCATTCGATGCCATTAATCAGAATTACAGCCACTACTCTCCTGTTCCGGGATTCCTGGAATTGCGTGAGGCTATTGCTTATAAATTAAAAAGAGACAACAATCTGGAGTACAAACCAACACAGATCTGCGTTTCCAATGGTGCAAAACAAGCTATTTTAAATGTTTTGGCAGCGATTATCAATGATGGTGACGAGGTTTTACTTCCTGCTCCTTATTGGGTAAGCTACGATGAAATGGTGAAAATGATGGGTGGAAACTCGGTTATGCTTTCCACTTCTTATGTTACCGATTTCAAAGTAACAGCAGAACAACTTGAAGAAGCGATTACAGACAAAACAAAAGCAATCCTTTTCAGCTCACCATGTAACCCTTCAGGAGGATATTACACTTATGATGAATTGAAATCTATCGCTAAAGTGGTTGCCAAATATCCTCATGTGACCATTATTTCAGATGAAATCTATGAATTCATCAATTATGAAACAAAAACCACATCTATTGCCCAGTTTCCTGAGGTTTATGAGCAGACAGCCGTAATCAACGGAATGTCAAAAGCTTTTGCCATGACCGGATGGAGAATCGGATATTCTGCATGCCCGGAATGGCTGGCTAAAGCTTGTGAAAAAGTACAGGGACAAATGACAAGCGGCGCTAATACGGTAGCTCAAAGAGCTTCTATTGTTGCTTTAAAAACTGATCCATCAGAATACAGATATATGATTGATGCCTTCAAAAAAAGAAGAGATCTTGTATATGAACTTATCAAGGAAATTCCAGGATTCAAAGTATTGCTTCCAAAAGCTGCTTTCTATTTCTTCCCGGATATCTCCCATTACATCGGAAAAACTTTGAACGGAACAAAAATCAATAACTCTGATGACTTCGCCATGTTCTTATTGGAAAACGCTCACGTAGGATGTGTTGGCGGATTCTCCTTTGGAAGCCCGGAATGCATTAGATTCTCTTATGCAGCTTCTGAAGAAGAATTAAGAGAAGCTATGAAGCGAATCAAAGATTTGTTACAGCAATTCAACTAA
- a CDS encoding M16 family metallopeptidase has product MNLFKKLTIVTSIAAASFAGNAFGQEYQWKEATSNGYKYKFVTNDPTAARYYTLKNGLTVILSPTSKEPRIQTYIATKAGSKTDPADHTGLAHYLEHMLFKGTSQFGSKDWTKEKPLLDQIDALYEKYNQTKDEAKRKEIYKEIDRVSGEAAKYAIANEYDKMMAGMGADGSNAFTSFEQTVYTEDIPSNVVDKFLALQSERFRDPILRLFHTELEAVYEEKNRTLDDDGDKVYDMMFANLFPNNNYGKQTTIGTIEHLKNPSLHAIREYFNNYYVPNNMGIIMSGDFNTDEMIAKIDKAFSYMKSKPIPEYIVGQEKAITSPVIKEVVGPDSESVMLGFRFPGASTKDARLLNFVGSMLTNGQAGLIDLDLVKKQKLLGAFAYPYALKDYSVLLLQGKPTEGQSLDEVKTLLLQEIDKLRKGEFSDDLIQSIVNNEKKNTIQKDEKYASRASILMDEFTSDVDHKANLEYIEEISKLTKKDIMDFVSKYLQNNNYVAVYKKKGEDKNIVKVDKPTITPVSVNREDQSAFLKKIDEMPEKAIAPVWLNYDKDIAKNKLGDVEVLSVKNTDNALFRMYYHFDSGKWNNKMLPLAAEYLQYLGTNSKSSETISREFYKLASSFKVSAGNEETYVSLEGLNENLDKTISLFEDLIKNCKADQTALDAYKTRLKKARANAKQNKATIMAGLRSYAQYGAQNPFNNVLSDAELDALKAEDLVNILHDLFNFKHKVLYYGPKTGTEAVASLKPVHKLPATLKELPKTKTFEQIPTDKNKVLFAHYDMVQAEIFWARNSEQYNPSITPTVSLFNNYFGGGMGSIVFQTIRESKALAYSTYSYFSLPSKKTDRNSIMAYVGTQADKFNEASSAMNELLTTLPKSEQLFETAKSGLKKTIASERISQDGIIFSYLKSQRLGNESDIRKIVYEQAPKLSFADINTFHDNEMKNKNYTYCIVASQDKVNETDMQKLGEIKKLNLTEIFGY; this is encoded by the coding sequence ATGAATTTGTTTAAAAAATTAACCATCGTTACAAGTATAGCCGCAGCAAGTTTTGCAGGCAATGCTTTCGGGCAGGAGTACCAGTGGAAAGAAGCCACTTCCAATGGATACAAATACAAATTTGTCACCAACGATCCTACTGCAGCAAGATATTACACTTTAAAAAACGGATTAACAGTTATTTTAAGCCCAACGAGCAAAGAGCCAAGAATTCAGACGTATATTGCCACTAAAGCAGGAAGCAAAACTGACCCTGCAGATCATACAGGTCTTGCTCACTATCTGGAGCATATGCTTTTCAAAGGAACCAGCCAGTTCGGATCAAAAGACTGGACAAAGGAAAAACCTCTTTTAGATCAGATTGATGCTCTTTATGAGAAATACAATCAGACAAAGGACGAAGCAAAAAGAAAAGAGATTTACAAAGAAATTGACAGAGTTTCCGGAGAAGCTGCCAAATATGCGATTGCTAACGAATACGACAAAATGATGGCTGGCATGGGGGCTGACGGATCAAACGCCTTCACGTCTTTTGAACAAACAGTATACACAGAAGATATTCCTTCTAATGTTGTGGATAAATTTCTGGCGCTACAATCGGAAAGGTTCAGAGATCCTATTCTAAGATTGTTCCACACGGAGCTTGAAGCTGTATATGAAGAGAAAAACAGAACGCTTGATGATGATGGAGACAAGGTATACGATATGATGTTTGCCAACCTTTTTCCTAATAATAATTATGGAAAACAAACCACTATCGGAACCATCGAACACCTGAAAAATCCTTCTCTACATGCCATCAGAGAATACTTCAACAATTACTATGTTCCTAATAACATGGGAATCATCATGTCAGGAGATTTCAATACGGATGAAATGATTGCCAAGATCGACAAAGCTTTCTCTTATATGAAATCTAAACCGATCCCGGAATATATTGTAGGACAGGAAAAAGCCATCACCTCTCCAGTCATAAAAGAAGTGGTAGGCCCAGATTCTGAAAGCGTAATGCTTGGTTTCAGATTCCCGGGTGCTTCAACAAAAGATGCCAGGTTATTAAATTTCGTAGGAAGCATGCTTACCAATGGACAGGCAGGATTAATTGACCTTGACCTGGTAAAAAAACAAAAACTACTAGGTGCTTTTGCTTATCCTTATGCACTAAAAGATTACTCAGTATTGCTTTTACAGGGAAAACCCACCGAAGGACAATCTTTGGATGAAGTAAAGACCCTTCTTCTTCAGGAAATTGATAAATTAAGAAAAGGAGAATTCTCGGATGATCTTATTCAGTCTATCGTAAACAATGAAAAGAAGAACACCATTCAAAAAGATGAAAAATACGCTTCAAGAGCAAGCATCTTAATGGATGAGTTTACTTCTGACGTGGATCACAAAGCCAACCTGGAGTATATAGAGGAAATCTCTAAGCTTACCAAAAAAGATATCATGGATTTTGTTTCCAAATATCTTCAAAATAACAATTATGTAGCCGTTTATAAGAAAAAAGGAGAAGATAAAAACATTGTAAAGGTTGACAAACCTACCATCACTCCTGTTTCAGTGAACAGAGAAGACCAATCTGCTTTCCTTAAAAAGATTGACGAAATGCCTGAAAAAGCAATCGCTCCGGTATGGCTAAACTATGACAAAGATATTGCTAAAAATAAACTGGGTGATGTAGAAGTGCTTTCTGTGAAAAATACAGACAACGCATTATTCAGAATGTATTATCATTTTGATTCCGGAAAGTGGAACAACAAAATGCTTCCTTTAGCGGCTGAATATCTCCAATACCTAGGAACAAACAGCAAGTCATCAGAAACCATCAGCAGAGAATTCTACAAACTGGCGTCAAGCTTTAAAGTAAGCGCAGGCAATGAAGAAACTTATGTTTCCCTGGAAGGTCTGAACGAAAACCTTGATAAAACCATTTCTTTATTTGAAGATCTGATTAAGAACTGTAAAGCAGACCAAACTGCATTAGATGCTTACAAAACCAGACTTAAGAAAGCCAGAGCTAATGCTAAGCAGAATAAAGCAACCATCATGGCCGGACTGAGAAGCTATGCACAATACGGTGCACAGAATCCATTCAACAATGTTTTAAGTGATGCTGAACTTGATGCTTTAAAAGCGGAAGATCTTGTGAATATCCTTCATGACTTATTCAACTTCAAACATAAAGTGTTGTATTATGGTCCAAAAACAGGAACTGAAGCTGTTGCCTCTTTAAAACCTGTTCACAAACTACCTGCAACCCTCAAGGAGCTTCCAAAGACTAAAACCTTTGAGCAAATTCCAACAGACAAGAATAAAGTACTATTCGCTCATTATGACATGGTGCAGGCTGAGATTTTCTGGGCAAGAAATTCTGAGCAATACAATCCTTCCATCACTCCTACTGTAAGTTTATTCAACAACTACTTCGGAGGCGGAATGGGATCTATTGTTTTCCAGACTATCAGAGAATCTAAAGCGTTGGCTTATTCTACGTATTCTTATTTTTCTCTTCCAAGCAAGAAGACAGATAGAAACTCTATTATGGCTTATGTAGGAACTCAGGCAGACAAATTCAATGAAGCTTCTTCTGCAATGAATGAATTATTGACTACTCTACCTAAGTCTGAACAATTATTTGAAACCGCAAAAAGTGGATTGAAAAAAACTATCGCCTCTGAAAGAATTTCTCAGGATGGTATCATTTTCTCTTATTTAAAATCCCAAAGACTTGGAAATGAATCTGATATCAGAAAGATTGTCTATGAACAGGCTCCCAAACTGTCTTTTGCAGACATCAACACTTTCCATGATAATGAAATGAAAAACAAGAACTACACGTATTGTATTGTGGCATCACAAGACAAAGTAAATGAAACTGATATGCAGAAATTAGGCGAGATTAAAAAACTCAATCTAACCGAAATATTTGGATACTAA
- a CDS encoding peroxiredoxin: MSLVGKKFPNLTIDAMSEMGDDLRINILEEATNNQQKVLLFWYPKDFTFVCPTELHAFQEALGEFEKRNTKVIGASCDTNEVHFAWLNTPKDNGGIEGVTYPLLADTHRQLANTLGIVDQDFEYNEEGEEIFTGSNVTYRATYLIDETGKIFHEAVNDMPLGRNVKEFLRLIDAYTHVQKHGEVCPANWEEGKDAMKADRTSTAEYLAKN; this comes from the coding sequence ATGTCTTTAGTAGGAAAAAAATTCCCGAATTTAACAATCGACGCAATGTCTGAAATGGGTGACGATTTAAGAATCAACATCCTTGAAGAAGCTACTAACAACCAACAAAAAGTTCTTTTGTTCTGGTACCCTAAAGATTTCACTTTCGTATGTCCTACAGAGCTTCACGCTTTCCAGGAGGCTTTAGGTGAATTCGAAAAAAGAAACACTAAAGTAATCGGTGCTTCTTGTGATACAAACGAAGTACACTTCGCTTGGTTAAACACACCAAAAGATAACGGAGGCATTGAAGGAGTAACTTATCCACTTTTAGCTGATACTCACAGACAATTAGCAAACACTTTAGGAATTGTAGATCAGGATTTCGAATACAATGAAGAAGGAGAAGAAATCTTCACAGGTTCTAACGTAACTTACAGAGCAACTTACCTTATCGACGAAACTGGAAAAATCTTCCACGAAGCGGTAAACGATATGCCTCTAGGAAGAAACGTAAAAGAATTCTTAAGATTAATTGACGCTTACACTCACGTTCAAAAACACGGTGAAGTATGTCCTGCAAACTGGGAAGAAGGTAAAGATGCTATGAAAGCAGACAGAACTTCTACAGCAGAATATTTAGCGAAGAACTAA
- a CDS encoding thioredoxin family protein, producing the protein MYTELTEDTLQNIVNDNEKVVVQYGATWCGNCRIMKPKFKKLASENDSIPFLYVDAEKLPESRKLAKVDNLPTFAIFKNGELVNQVQSNQAESLINLFNELA; encoded by the coding sequence ATGTACACAGAATTAACAGAAGATACATTACAGAATATAGTAAACGACAACGAAAAAGTAGTTGTTCAATATGGCGCAACATGGTGCGGAAACTGCAGAATCATGAAGCCGAAATTCAAAAAATTAGCATCTGAGAATGACTCTATTCCTTTCTTATATGTAGATGCTGAAAAGCTTCCTGAAAGCAGAAAATTAGCAAAAGTAGATAATTTACCTACATTCGCTATCTTTAAAAATGGTGAATTGGTAAATCAGGTTCAATCTAACCAGGCAGAAAGTTTAATTAACCTTTTTAACGAATTAGCATAA
- a CDS encoding DUF6952 family protein produces MKLPVIRQFYQNQTPENLEKTLEVLESFCEFRGTSEEDLNVAGELITNICGALEVHANVQNGMSEKDALNSFAQKVLGSIDK; encoded by the coding sequence ATGAAATTACCAGTAATCAGACAATTCTATCAGAATCAGACTCCTGAGAACCTAGAAAAAACATTAGAAGTACTTGAAAGCTTCTGCGAATTCAGAGGAACAAGTGAAGAGGATTTAAATGTTGCAGGAGAGCTTATTACCAACATTTGCGGAGCTTTAGAAGTTCATGCTAACGTACAAAACGGAATGAGCGAAAAAGATGCCTTAAACTCTTTTGCACAAAAGGTTTTAGGATCTATTGATAAGTAG
- a CDS encoding Bax inhibitor-1/YccA family protein: protein MMTDVLVAHSSDVEKANFYKKTYLHVALSILAFIGVETILLKTVPVELIAMMFQGKFTWLLIIGVFWLASILASKWSLSQSQSTQYLGLGFYIVLEAVIFLPLLYIATNVAGGANIIFQAATLTVAMFAGISAVAFTSKRDFSFLRNIIIIGGFISIGLIIGGMAFGFNLGLWFSVGMVILASATILYQTSKLKDSYATNQYVGAALQLFASIMLLFWYILNILMSRRS, encoded by the coding sequence ATGATGACAGATGTTTTAGTCGCTCATTCTTCCGATGTGGAGAAAGCGAATTTTTACAAGAAGACGTATTTGCATGTTGCATTATCGATTCTTGCATTTATTGGAGTTGAAACTATTTTGTTGAAGACTGTACCAGTTGAGCTTATTGCGATGATGTTTCAGGGAAAGTTTACCTGGCTATTGATCATTGGGGTTTTCTGGCTGGCTTCTATTTTAGCGTCTAAATGGTCGCTTTCACAAAGTCAATCTACTCAGTATCTTGGGTTAGGGTTTTATATTGTACTGGAAGCGGTTATCTTCTTGCCATTGCTTTATATCGCTACTAATGTTGCTGGTGGTGCTAATATCATCTTCCAGGCAGCTACTTTAACGGTTGCGATGTTTGCAGGAATTTCTGCAGTTGCTTTTACTTCTAAAAGAGATTTTTCTTTTTTAAGAAATATCATTATTATTGGAGGGTTTATCTCTATTGGATTAATCATTGGCGGAATGGCCTTTGGATTTAACCTTGGATTATGGTTCTCTGTAGGAATGGTGATTCTTGCTTCTGCAACGATTTTATATCAGACAAGTAAACTAAAAGATTCTTATGCTACGAATCAGTATGTGGGGGCGGCATTGCAGCTTTTTGCATCTATTATGCTTCTATTCTGGTATATCCTGAATATTCTGATGAGCAGAAGAAGTTAA
- a CDS encoding peptidylprolyl isomerase: MKKLFLGLAIVGAQFMFAQKVVGLKVENNQKKEQPATISKDKVNLYNDNFQKFITALQASDYKAVNEVLSDKVKEIVTEDVLKKVKEGIDTNKKLEILKVGYYVTMDGLSHPNIKYKYAGDSSSKEVISAVFEDDGKLLGVLPAKKDK, encoded by the coding sequence ATGAAAAAATTATTTTTAGGTCTGGCAATTGTTGGCGCGCAGTTTATGTTTGCCCAGAAAGTCGTAGGGCTGAAGGTTGAGAATAACCAGAAGAAAGAGCAGCCGGCTACCATAAGTAAGGATAAAGTTAATCTTTATAATGATAATTTCCAGAAGTTTATCACAGCTTTACAGGCTTCGGATTATAAAGCTGTAAATGAAGTGCTTTCTGATAAGGTAAAAGAAATTGTTACAGAAGACGTCCTGAAAAAGGTAAAAGAAGGTATTGATACCAATAAAAAGCTGGAGATTTTAAAAGTAGGGTATTATGTAACGATGGATGGTCTTAGTCATCCTAATATTAAATACAAATATGCCGGAGATTCGTCATCAAAAGAAGTGATAAGCGCTGTATTTGAAGATGATGGGAAACTCTTGGGGGTATTGCCTGCTAAAAAGGATAAATAA
- a CDS encoding 4Fe-4S binding protein: protein MAIKITDECINCGACEPECPNNAIYEGAVDWKASDGTSLQGTITLPSGLTVDADSAQEPVSDDVYFIVTDKCTECKGFHEEPQCAAVCPVDCCVPDEDHVESEEALLNKKAFLHGE from the coding sequence ATGGCTATTAAAATAACTGATGAATGCATTAACTGTGGGGCTTGTGAACCGGAATGTCCAAACAATGCAATATATGAAGGAGCTGTAGACTGGAAAGCTTCTGATGGTACTAGCCTTCAAGGAACTATAACATTACCTTCAGGACTTACTGTGGATGCAGATTCAGCTCAGGAACCTGTAAGTGATGATGTTTATTTCATTGTTACTGATAAATGTACAGAATGTAAAGGATTCCATGAGGAGCCACAGTGTGCTGCAGTATGTCCGGTAGACTGCTGCGTACCGGATGAAGATCATGTAGAATCTGAAGAGGCTCTGCTTAACAAAAAAGCATTCCTACACGGCGAATAA